Proteins from a single region of Pseudorasbora parva isolate DD20220531a chromosome 22, ASM2467924v1, whole genome shotgun sequence:
- the cfap107 gene encoding cilia- and flagella-associated protein 107, with translation MQKMENPHDKWSQPGWRIEPKYGNKVLIGNWVEEKLQFARECKTANSTNRLDYTPHMLHRPDAAMRRKTLRRSEGVPRRLLLSHHDVPSSHYLVTLYDESYGRQASSSLPTLRSWHSDKLAWVPERSDHPIQGPPTKFGLAESWRARMEQQRAVVPTLSVYKASYPLHPISAFCHSRQVCMPKRLSSSQHPARHSNEDLALKHRPSRQVSSNPASLL, from the exons ATGCAAAAAATGGAAAACCCTCATGACAAGTGGAGCCAGCCTGGTTGGAGAATAGAGCCGAAGTATGGAAACAAAGTACTCATTGGTAATTGGGTGGAGGAGAAATTACAA TTCGCTCGAGAGTGCAAGACAGCAAACAGCACCAACAGACTGGACTATACGCCCCACATGTTGCACAGGCCCGATGCTGCCATGCGGCGAAAGACTCTTCGCAGATCAGAG GGGGTTCCCAGAAGGCTGTTACTTTCTCATCATGACGTCCCATCCTCCCACTACCTGGTGACACTCTACGATGAGTCGTATGGACGGCAGGCCTCCTCCTCTCTGCCCACACTGCGCTCCTGGCATTCTGACAAACTGGCCTGGGTCCCGGAGAGGTCAGATCATCCAATCCAAG GGCCTCCTACTAAGTTTGGCTTGGCGGAGTCGTGGCGGGCCCGCATGGAACAACAGCGGGCAGTTGTGCCCACACTAAGCGTGTATAAGGCTTCATACCCTCTGCACCCCATCAGTGCCTTCTGTCATTCTCGCCAGGTCTGCATGCCCAAGCGGCTCTCCAGCAGTCAGCACCCTGCCAGACACAGCAACGAGGACCTGGCACTGAAACACAGACCCAGCAGGCAGGTCTCCAGTAATCCAGCCAGCCTGCTGTGA
- the klhdc7a gene encoding kelch domain-containing protein 7A: MQIAELLGVHFDMQLLGKLTLSVATMLFVSLVFRFYSSRARKRRQRCERIQQKGAQATRGSYSTCNTEQEPQSESAKAVSDRENHFQPSSEETLQESLKNVALERAQPESLHISANEEPDSKSNTIEDIIEAKNVKPKLILQLPDRTEKGPGSPSGRRSPCLIKKLEAGTGVGRELRQDVGHQGMFSSFQSKAEIKVENADLILDGHGNYRTGVHGKIYEYYIESSSHFISDLSPTQSVSPVYGQNESSALFKSQSLDLPNFKDRSRSPSPRPSRFIIRDLEMTPRFTNESPTTFKPETVRYSRQVVIRQDSYLTAASDSELPMPLPTKRALPPRSCSPAQRSDIPSSLLGSDTANLDAPEEPQVETVAGAKFLHIPENVGNAELESLAGKLDLGNCLEALTLAKKHGHIALQRAALRVMSDNYLQVLRDPGLFGRLKAGERDHIQTQRMRGRKWLVVADMESSDWSKCLSQSTDLESESVKTSSGMYYYDDYKDTWHLHTHIPQEVLSKGCAMCAMDNYLFIAVGFQGLDREATPSKKVYCYNPMTSIWSEISPMNEARPHCKLVALQGHLYAIGGECLSTVERYDPRTNRWTFVAPLPNETFVVAHRATACNGELFVAGGTLRYTLLRYNPKTNTWRESMIACSKDKTTEIVAVRNFLYRFDVNPLGISVYRFHAVARLWYECSSIRLPHCTAFQCVTMDNIIYCVSRQFTLRFLADEVSPSFVAQDLKVLSPAKGILFPFILVLPDRTTQQTCV; encoded by the coding sequence ATGCAAATTGCCGAATTGCTCGGAGTGCACTTTGACATGCAGCTCCTTGGCAAACTGACTCTGTCTGTGGCCACCATGCTTTTTGTTTCCTTGGTTTTTAGATTCTACAGCTCCAGGGCACGAAAAAGACGGCAGAGATGTGAAAGAATTCAACAAAAGGGTGCGCAAGCAACCCGAGGAAGCTACAGCACCTGCAATACTGAGCAAGAACCACAGAGTGAATCTGCAAAGGCGGTGTCTGACAGGGAAAATCATTTCCAACCATCTTCAGAGGAAACCTTGCAAGAAAGCCTTAAAAATGTTGCCTTGGAAAGGGCCCAGCCTGAAAGCCTGCACATTTCTGCAAATGAGGAACCTGACagtaaaagcaacacaattgAGGATATAATTGAGGCAAAGAATGTCAAACCGAAATTAATCTTACAACTTCCTGATAGAACCGAAAAAGGTCCAGGAAGTCCAAGTGGTCGGCGATCCCCGTGCCTGATCAAGAAGCTGGAAGCCGGCACCGGTGTTGGCAGGGAGTTGAGGCAGGACGTTGGTCACCAGGGCATGTTCTCGAGTTTTCAGTCAAAAGCAGAAATTAAAGTAGAGAATGCAGACCTTATCTTGGATGGGCATGGGAATTATAGAACAGGCGTCCATGGAAAGATCTACGAGTACTACATAGAGTCCTCTTCTCATTTCATCTCAGATTTAAGCCCTACCCAGTCTGTCAGTCCAGTCTACGGTCAAAATGAAAGCAGCGCTTTGTTTAAATCACAATCATTGGACTTGCCCAATTTCAAGGACCGTTCCCGATCACCAAGTCCACGACCTTCTAGATTCATAATTAGAGATCTTGAAATGACTCCACGTTTTACTAACGAGTCCCCTACAACTTTCAAACCGGAGACTGTGAGGTACAGCAGGCAAGTAGTCATCCGCCAGGACAGCTATCTTACTGCTGCTAGTGACTCAGAGCTTCCAATGCCCTTGCCCACGAAAAGGGCTTTACCACCCCGCAGCTGTTCTCCAGCACAACGCAGTGACATCCCTTCAAGCCTGTTAGGCTCTGATACAGCAAACTTGGATGCGCCAGAGGAACCGCAAGTTGAAACTGTCGCCGGAGCAAAATTCTTACACATTCCAGAGAACGTGGGGAATGCCGAACTCGAGAGTCTAGCAGGGAAGCTCGATTTAGGCAACTGCTTGGAGGCTTTAACACTTGCTAAAAAACATGGTCACATTGCCCTTCAGCGAGCTGCTCTCCGTGTCATGTCTGATAATTACCTCCAGGTCCTCAGAGACCCAGGCCTCTTTGGCAGGCTGAAGGCAGGGGAGCGTGATCACATCCAAACACAACGCATGAGAGGAAGGAAATGGTTAGTGGTTGCAGATATGGAGTCCTCGGACTGGAGTAAATGTCTGTCACAGTCTACAGATTTAGAGTCTGAATCAGTTAAGACATCCAGCGGTATGTATTACTACGATGATTATAAGGACACATGGCATCTTCATACCCACATTCCCCAGGAGGTGTTATCTAAAGGTTGTGCCATGTGCGCCATGGATAATTATCTGTTTATCGCTGTGGGTTTCCAAGGCCTGGACCGTGAAGCGACCCCTTCAAAGAAAGTGTACTGTTACAATCCAATGACTTCAATTTGGAGTGAAATAAGCCCCATGAATGAGGCAAGGCCTCACTGCAAACTTGTGGCTCTTCAGGGCCATCTTTATGCCATTGGAGGGGAATGCCTATCAACAGTTGAGCGCTATGACCCCAGGACCAACCGATGGACCTTTGTGGCACCCCTTCCTAACGAAACGTTTGTCGTAGCTCACCGGGCCACGGCTTGCAATGGTGAGCTATTTGTCGCAGGGGGCACGTTGAGGTACACCCTCTTACGCTACAATCCCAAGACCAACACGTGGCGAGAGAGCATGATTGCGTGCAGTAAGGACAAGACCACAGAAATCGTGGCTGTGAGAAACTTCTTGTACCGTTTTGACGTCAATCCTCTGGGCATCAGCGTGTATCGCTTCCATGCGGTGGCCCGACTGTGGTACGAATGCTCCTCGATACGTCTCCCCCATTGCACTGCCTTTCAGTGTGTGACTATGGACAACATTATCTACTGCGTGAGCCGTCAGTTTACCTTGAGGTTCCTTGCAGACGAGGTATCTCCAAGCTTTGTTGCACAGGATTTGAAAGTGCTATCTCCAGCTAAAGGCATTTTGTTTCCATTCATCCTTGTGCTGCCTGACAGGACCACTCAACAAActtgtgtttaa